A genomic segment from Pseudostreptobacillus hongkongensis encodes:
- a CDS encoding ATP-dependent helicase has product MSILDNLNEKQQEAARKIDGQTLILAGAGSGKTRTITFKIAHMIKEKGISPKNILALTFTNKAAREMKERVEALIGSNSDILISTFHSFSVKLLRMYSERIGYGTNFNIYDTSDQKTLIKKILKDNNLENTFKPGVVINQISRLKELGLNYTTMGNQVDLRVPINQKLKTVFQEYQENLEKNNSMDFSDLLVNAKALLDDSYVLERIQNKYVYILIDEYQDTNEIQYQMVKKIANKYKNICVVGDEDQSIYSFRGANIQNILNFENDYPNASVIKLEQNYRSTQNILNAANSVIKNNNSSKGKKLWSANNLGEKVKVFKASNNKEEAEFIAEKILDLKASGKDFSKFCILYRTNAQSRAIEEAFMKNKIPFKLFGGLQFFERREIKDLISYLLLINNIKDDLSFERVINTPKRAIGPKTIDSLAQIARKNNTSLFEAIDIIEDQITGSAKNKFISFRNMINELKENITNITTSDLLKELIEKISYFDYLNTLENSDERRENINELINSITFSEQEIGFLSLQDYLENISLNSAIDNLNEDEDYVKLMTIHSSKGLEFNTVFLTGLEEGLFPRDDLSPDDPELEEERRIFYVALTRAEENLFLTHALERTKYGNHFLYGVVRSRFLDEIDEDILEDIHNPNMYKYQKTMTELNKTPVFREYTQFITENKINTTPKTDINIGYKVGEKVFHNTYGEGTIKQITEKSVVVQFLDGEKKIATKLIDKFLRKVGK; this is encoded by the coding sequence GTGAGCATATTAGATAACTTAAATGAAAAACAACAAGAAGCAGCTAGAAAAATAGATGGTCAAACACTAATTCTTGCTGGAGCTGGTAGTGGTAAAACTCGTACTATCACTTTTAAAATAGCTCATATGATAAAAGAAAAAGGAATTAGTCCTAAAAATATATTAGCTCTTACATTTACTAATAAGGCAGCACGTGAAATGAAAGAAAGAGTTGAAGCCTTAATAGGTTCTAATTCAGATATATTAATATCTACATTCCATTCATTTTCAGTAAAATTATTAAGAATGTATTCTGAAAGAATAGGATATGGAACAAATTTTAATATATACGATACTTCTGATCAAAAAACTTTAATAAAAAAAATATTAAAAGATAATAATTTAGAAAATACATTTAAACCTGGTGTTGTTATAAACCAAATAAGCAGATTAAAAGAACTAGGTCTTAATTACACTACTATGGGTAATCAAGTAGATTTAAGAGTCCCTATAAACCAAAAATTAAAAACAGTATTTCAAGAGTACCAAGAAAATCTTGAAAAAAATAATTCTATGGACTTTTCTGATTTACTTGTAAATGCAAAAGCATTACTTGATGATTCTTATGTACTTGAAAGAATACAAAACAAATATGTCTACATACTTATAGATGAGTATCAAGATACGAATGAAATACAATACCAAATGGTAAAAAAAATAGCTAATAAGTATAAAAATATATGTGTTGTAGGTGATGAAGACCAAAGTATTTATTCTTTTAGAGGAGCAAATATTCAAAATATACTTAATTTTGAAAACGACTATCCTAATGCTAGTGTTATAAAACTTGAGCAAAACTATAGATCTACTCAAAATATACTTAATGCAGCCAATTCTGTTATTAAGAATAATAACTCTTCTAAAGGTAAAAAACTATGGTCAGCTAATAATCTAGGTGAAAAAGTTAAAGTTTTCAAAGCCTCTAACAATAAAGAGGAAGCAGAATTTATAGCTGAAAAAATATTAGATCTTAAAGCTTCTGGAAAAGATTTTAGTAAGTTCTGTATTTTATACAGAACTAATGCACAGTCAAGAGCTATAGAAGAAGCTTTTATGAAAAATAAGATACCTTTTAAATTATTTGGTGGATTACAATTCTTTGAAAGACGTGAAATTAAAGATTTAATATCATATCTTTTATTAATAAATAATATAAAGGATGATTTAAGTTTTGAAAGAGTTATAAATACTCCAAAACGTGCTATAGGTCCTAAAACTATAGATTCTTTAGCTCAAATTGCAAGAAAAAATAATACATCATTATTTGAAGCTATAGATATTATAGAAGATCAAATTACAGGTAGTGCAAAAAATAAATTCATATCATTTAGAAATATGATAAATGAATTAAAAGAAAATATAACTAATATTACTACTTCTGATCTACTAAAAGAATTAATAGAAAAAATTTCATATTTTGACTATTTAAATACTCTTGAAAATAGTGATGAAAGACGTGAAAACATTAATGAGCTTATAAACTCTATTACATTTAGTGAACAAGAAATAGGATTTTTATCTCTACAAGATTATCTAGAAAACATATCTTTAAATTCAGCAATTGATAACCTTAACGAAGATGAAGATTATGTAAAATTAATGACTATACATTCATCTAAAGGTCTTGAATTTAATACAGTATTTTTAACAGGATTAGAAGAAGGTCTTTTCCCTCGTGATGATTTATCTCCTGATGATCCTGAACTTGAAGAAGAAAGAAGAATATTCTACGTAGCACTTACTCGTGCTGAAGAAAATCTTTTCTTAACACATGCACTAGAACGTACTAAATACGGAAACCATTTCCTTTATGGTGTAGTTAGATCAAGATTTCTTGATGAAATTGATGAAGATATCTTAGAAGATATTCATAATCCTAATATGTATAAGTATCAAAAAACTATGACAGAACTTAATAAAACTCCTGTATTTAGAGAATATACTCAGTTTATAACTGAAAATAAAATAAACACTACTCCAAAAACAGATATTAATATAGGATATAAAGTTGGGGAAAAAGTATTCCATAATACATATGGTGAAGGTACAATTAAACAAATAACTGAAAAATCTGTTGTTGTTCAATTTCTTGATGGAGAGAAAAAAATAGCAACTAAACTTATTGATAAATTCTTAAGAAAGGTAGGAAAGTAA
- a CDS encoding YiiX/YebB-like N1pC/P60 family cysteine hydrolase — MKKLIILFILVLSSLNFSANINNTKWYSFLTLVVNYDKLKPYDIIVLEKGNKFTQQWGHCYILNEDLKLIEFKSYFEYYTDNPIYSFINEKRKITILRYSNLNKDTQLKLRNNLDKYYNKRYNVFTDNSSENIDTYCSKFIYTLYKEVGIELGKNKWPILPYDFLNSPLLENVILEGE, encoded by the coding sequence ATGAAAAAATTAATTATTTTATTTATTTTAGTATTATCAAGTTTAAATTTTAGTGCCAATATAAATAATACTAAATGGTATTCTTTCTTAACTTTAGTCGTTAATTACGATAAATTAAAACCCTATGATATAATAGTGCTTGAAAAAGGAAATAAATTCACTCAGCAATGGGGTCATTGTTATATACTTAATGAAGATTTAAAATTAATAGAATTTAAAAGCTATTTTGAATACTATACTGATAACCCTATATATAGCTTTATTAATGAAAAAAGAAAAATCACTATATTGAGATACAGTAATTTAAATAAAGATACCCAACTTAAACTTAGAAATAATTTGGATAAATACTACAATAAAAGATATAATGTATTTACTGATAATAGTAGTGAAAATATAGATACCTATTGTTCTAAATTTATATATACCTTATATAAAGAAGTTGGTATTGAATTAGGTAAAAATAAATGGCCTATATTACCCTATGATTTTTTAAATAGTCCACTACTAGAAAATGTAATTTTAGAAGGAGAATAA
- a CDS encoding cold shock domain-containing protein, which translates to MLGKVKWFNEKRGIGFIAGEDGKDYFLHFSKIMKSGFKTVAEGEEVEFELEESEKGPQATNVVSK; encoded by the coding sequence TTGTTAGGTAAAGTTAAATGGTTCAACGAAAAAAGAGGTATTGGATTTATCGCAGGAGAAGATGGGAAAGATTATTTCTTACATTTCTCTAAAATTATGAAAAGTGGTTTTAAAACTGTTGCTGAAGGAGAAGAAGTAGAATTCGAACTTGAAGAAAGTGAAAAAGGACCACAAGCAACAAACGTAGTTTCTAAATAG
- a CDS encoding ABC transporter permease, which translates to MKQIFKKLIKSVLTIFCIITLTFYLIHMLPSNLIYNDSDIDGTMKEAIIQKYNLDKSINEQYILYLKDIFKGDLGKSIKYEDKNVSDVILSNFPVSLSLGIRTLILSIIIGVPLGIYSSINKKMNKYGYIISYIVISIPSFVIIGFLQLLVVYVNNKFNIRFPITGFDTELQKILPVLSLSFFTTCMVFRVINIKIREEMDKEYVQFYLSLGYDKKYVIKKHILKNILPTIITTLTPQVISLITGSFIVETLFGIPGLGKYYTSSIIDRDYTMVIGLTLFYSIVLILCITLMDIITLFLDKRIEGEI; encoded by the coding sequence TTGAAACAAATATTTAAAAAATTAATAAAAAGCGTTTTAACAATATTTTGTATAATAACTTTAACATTTTATTTAATACATATGTTACCATCTAATTTGATATATAATGATTCAGATATAGATGGGACTATGAAAGAAGCAATAATACAAAAATATAATCTAGATAAAAGTATTAATGAACAATATATATTATACTTAAAAGATATTTTTAAAGGTGATTTAGGAAAATCTATAAAATATGAAGATAAAAATGTAAGTGATGTAATATTAAGTAATTTTCCTGTATCTTTATCATTAGGAATAAGAACTTTAATATTGTCTATTATTATAGGAGTGCCTTTGGGTATATATTCTTCTATTAATAAAAAAATGAATAAATATGGATATATAATTAGTTATATAGTAATATCCATACCAAGTTTTGTAATAATTGGTTTTTTACAATTACTTGTTGTATATGTTAATAATAAATTTAATATTAGATTTCCTATTACAGGTTTTGATACTGAATTACAAAAGATATTACCAGTGTTATCATTATCATTTTTTACAACTTGTATGGTATTTAGAGTTATTAATATTAAAATAAGAGAAGAAATGGATAAGGAATATGTACAGTTTTATTTATCTTTAGGATATGATAAAAAATATGTTATCAAAAAGCATATATTAAAAAATATTTTGCCGACTATAATAACAACTTTAACTCCTCAGGTAATATCTCTTATTACAGGGTCATTTATTGTTGAAACTTTATTTGGAATACCAGGATTAGGAAAATATTATACAAGTTCTATTATAGATAGAGATTATACAATGGTTATAGGTCTTACATTATTTTACAGTATAGTTTTAATTTTATGTATAACTTTAATGGATATAATAACATTATTTTTAGATAAAAGAATAGAAGGTGAAATATGA
- a CDS encoding ATP-binding cassette domain-containing protein, with protein MIKVVNVNKKIGNKQILSNISFELKKGDIMGIIGKSGGGKTTLAYIVSNILKEDDGEIIVNNKSKNSYSLKEYSRLVSIVFQEYSTCLNPKMKVFEILNEVFEMRNEIIDETKVLEVLKIVNLENIDRNRVSEKLSGGEKQRLNIARALLMDTDIYILDEVISSLDINLQFQVLNILKDLNKIGKTIIFITHNIEILNYLTNNIWEMSNGKLVKL; from the coding sequence ATGATAAAGGTTGTTAATGTTAATAAAAAAATTGGAAATAAACAAATTTTATCTAATATATCTTTTGAGTTAAAAAAAGGAGATATAATGGGAATAATAGGTAAAAGCGGTGGAGGTAAAACAACCTTAGCGTATATAGTTTCTAATATTTTAAAAGAAGATGATGGGGAAATAATAGTTAATAATAAAAGTAAAAACAGCTATTCTTTAAAAGAATATTCTAGATTGGTATCTATAGTATTTCAAGAATACAGTACATGTTTAAATCCTAAAATGAAAGTATTTGAAATATTAAATGAGGTTTTTGAAATGCGTAATGAGATTATAGATGAAACTAAAGTTTTAGAAGTTTTAAAAATAGTGAATTTAGAAAATATAGATAGAAATAGGGTTTCTGAGAAATTATCTGGTGGAGAAAAGCAAAGATTAAATATAGCGCGTGCATTACTTATGGATACAGATATTTATATATTAGATGAGGTTATATCATCTCTTGATATAAATTTACAATTTCAGGTTTTGAATATATTAAAGGATCTTAACAAAATAGGTAAGACTATTATATTTATAACTCATAATATTGAAATTTTAAATTATTTGACAAATAATATATGGGAAATGAGTAATGGAAAGTTAGTTAAATTATAA
- a CDS encoding M16 family metallopeptidase produces MIKILDVLGSKLITNKIDTDRSFTLSIIFRTGANNEDENEKGLSHLLEHMMFTGTNKRTSYQISEEMDFYGANFNAYTSKEVTNYYFSSLTSKQKETTEIFFDMICDPIFPENELKKEKEIIFEEINMSNDETRQVNFQIMSEKLFTGNLKYNILGSIESVGSFTRENLMDYYRRRYTQDNMMILISGNFDEELLINMINEYFVNMPKKSVKKDFEKPMLLNKEEYIKRDQNQVNVYMMTQFNREKKERKITLIEMILEIILGDGFSSRLFQEIREKRMLAYSVYSFGMNYDDFDGLGIYIGTSKNKYEEAIKASREVIDELKEKGISERELEKTKNYILSSNASAKENSRLISRYYNSYINYSKIYTDDEIEIMLKDITVEDINNKAKELLNNFSICVIGDIDDRQ; encoded by the coding sequence ATGATTAAAATTTTAGATGTTTTAGGATCTAAGCTGATAACAAATAAAATAGATACAGATAGATCATTTACATTATCTATTATCTTTAGAACAGGTGCTAATAATGAAGATGAGAATGAGAAAGGATTATCTCATTTATTAGAACATATGATGTTTACTGGAACAAATAAGAGAACTTCTTATCAAATTAGTGAGGAAATGGATTTTTATGGTGCTAATTTTAATGCATATACTTCAAAAGAGGTTACAAATTACTATTTTTCATCTTTAACAAGTAAACAAAAGGAAACAACAGAAATATTTTTTGATATGATTTGTGATCCTATATTTCCTGAAAATGAATTAAAAAAAGAAAAAGAAATAATATTTGAAGAAATAAATATGAGTAATGATGAAACAAGACAAGTTAATTTTCAAATTATGTCAGAAAAGCTATTTACTGGTAATTTAAAATATAACATATTAGGGAGTATAGAAAGTGTTGGGAGTTTTACTAGAGAAAACTTAATGGACTATTATAGAAGAAGATATACTCAAGATAATATGATGATTTTAATTTCAGGAAATTTTGATGAAGAATTACTTATAAATATGATAAATGAATATTTTGTTAACATGCCTAAAAAATCTGTGAAAAAAGATTTTGAAAAGCCTATGTTGCTTAATAAAGAAGAATATATTAAAAGAGATCAGAATCAAGTCAATGTATACATGATGACTCAATTTAATAGAGAAAAAAAAGAAAGAAAAATAACACTTATTGAAATGATTTTAGAAATAATACTTGGAGATGGGTTTAGTTCAAGATTATTTCAAGAAATTCGTGAAAAAAGAATGTTAGCTTATTCAGTATATTCATTTGGTATGAATTATGATGATTTTGATGGTCTAGGAATATATATAGGAACATCTAAAAATAAATATGAAGAAGCTATTAAAGCAAGTAGGGAAGTTATTGATGAATTAAAGGAAAAAGGAATAAGTGAAAGAGAGCTTGAAAAAACTAAAAACTATATTTTATCTAGTAATGCAAGTGCTAAAGAAAATTCTAGACTTATATCAAGATACTATAATTCATATATTAATTATTCAAAGATATATACTGATGATGAAATAGAAATAATGCTTAAAGATATAACTGTAGAAGATATTAATAATAAGGCAAAAGAATTGCTTAATAATTTTAGTATTTGTGTAATAGGGGATATAGATGATAGACAATAA
- a CDS encoding RluA family pseudouridine synthase: MINNFKVDQEHVNMRLDKFVRKYSKEESLALIFSLIRKGNIKVNGKKSKENYRLLINDEIYFPDNAKIEMGNTKINNNINISKFKDMIVFEDDDIFIINKPNNIPMHKGNNHEYGISEMAKKYYNNSNVNFANRLDLETEGLVIGTKNLNILRKINQVIKDREILKKYIAMINSNNLKLNEKFIVEKPIEVTETGVKISENGLYSKTIFKVINIEKDKAFLDVDLKTGRKHQIRVHLSSINKPIIGDRKYGGITSNRMYLKCYRIKFLNYDIEIDKVF; the protein is encoded by the coding sequence ATGATAAATAATTTTAAAGTTGATCAAGAACATGTTAATATGAGACTTGATAAATTTGTTAGAAAATATTCTAAGGAAGAAAGTTTAGCTTTGATTTTTTCTTTAATCAGAAAAGGAAATATTAAAGTTAACGGTAAAAAATCTAAAGAAAATTATAGATTATTAATAAATGATGAAATATATTTTCCAGATAATGCTAAAATTGAAATGGGGAATACAAAGATAAATAATAATATAAATATATCAAAGTTTAAAGATATGATAGTATTTGAAGATGATGATATATTTATAATCAATAAACCTAATAATATACCTATGCATAAAGGGAATAACCATGAATATGGCATATCTGAAATGGCTAAAAAATATTATAATAATTCTAATGTTAATTTTGCAAATAGGTTAGATTTAGAAACTGAAGGATTAGTTATAGGAACTAAGAATCTTAATATATTAAGAAAGATAAATCAAGTTATAAAAGATAGGGAAATATTAAAAAAATATATAGCTATGATTAATTCAAATAATCTTAAATTAAATGAGAAATTTATTGTTGAAAAACCTATAGAAGTAACTGAAACTGGAGTAAAAATATCTGAAAATGGATTATATTCTAAAACTATATTTAAAGTTATTAATATAGAGAAGGATAAAGCTTTTTTAGATGTTGATTTAAAAACTGGAAGAAAGCATCAAATACGTGTTCATTTAAGTAGCATAAATAAGCCAATAATAGGTGATAGGAAATATGGTGGAATTACTAGTAATAGAATGTATTTAAAATGTTATAGGATTAAGTTTTTAAATTATGACATAGAGATTGATAAGGTATTTTAA
- a CDS encoding ATP-binding cassette domain-containing protein — protein MKILDIQNLCIKNNEKTIIENLDLSIENDKINVLIGSSGSGKTQIAKSIMKLSELDIQGVIKIKGNEDYKCGKDVALIFQDFARSLNPVLKIKDQMLGPLIYHNIYDEKTALKKIEDMLLKLNLNLDSLEKYPHELSGGQKQRIVIGIVLLLQPKIIICDEISSGLDKENENYIFDLLKKTNITLLVITHSINVLKNYSDKIIYLDNGTLKFVGTYKEFLNIDDQYISNIKKLGEIYDKGC, from the coding sequence ATGAAAATACTTGATATACAAAATCTATGTATTAAAAATAATGAAAAAACGATAATAGAAAATTTAGATTTATCAATAGAAAATGATAAGATTAATGTTTTAATAGGATCATCTGGAAGTGGAAAAACTCAAATAGCTAAAAGTATAATGAAACTTTCAGAACTTGATATACAAGGTGTAATAAAAATAAAAGGGAATGAAGATTATAAGTGTGGTAAAGATGTAGCATTAATTTTCCAAGATTTTGCAAGATCTTTAAATCCAGTTTTAAAAATAAAAGATCAAATGTTGGGGCCTTTGATATATCATAATATTTATGATGAAAAAACAGCACTAAAAAAAATAGAAGATATGCTTTTAAAATTAAATTTAAACTTAGATAGTTTAGAAAAATATCCACATGAATTAAGTGGAGGTCAAAAACAAAGAATAGTTATAGGTATAGTTTTATTATTACAGCCCAAGATTATAATTTGTGATGAAATAAGTTCAGGACTTGATAAAGAAAATGAAAACTATATTTTTGATTTATTAAAAAAGACGAATATTACTCTTTTAGTAATAACTCATAGTATAAATGTACTTAAAAATTATTCTGATAAAATAATATATTTAGACAATGGAACATTAAAATTTGTAGGGACATATAAAGAGTTTTTAAATATAGATGATCAGTATATTTCTAATATTAAAAAGTTAGGAGAAATTTATGATAAAGGTTGTTAA
- the rodA gene encoding rod shape-determining protein RodA, whose protein sequence is MIDNKRTLALLKNRISKLDKPLLAIVYTLVFISTLFVYSATRSMSYVRNNLLWIGIGTLILFVIALTDYRASKRFINGIYIFSILILIYTRFLGVTKLGAKRWIDLGFIQIQPSEFVKIFLVMILAFGIVKNFSNGINNLKDIIASFFPAIPILGLLLIQPDLGTTLILCFSFLCILILSRANLKPIVAIFIVLAIFSVPIYTFVLQDYQKVRIQTFLNPEKDIKNKGWHVAQSKISIGSGGVVGKGYLEGSQSRLKFLPESQTDFIFSVIGEEVGFLGSSFVLLLYFLLIYSLINISKIINDDYGRIILYGISGIFLAHVIINVGMTLGIVPVTGKPLLLMSYGGSSFLSSFAMIGLAQSIKTNNGDGNK, encoded by the coding sequence ATGATAGACAATAAAAGAACATTAGCATTATTAAAAAATAGAATTTCAAAATTAGATAAGCCACTTTTAGCTATAGTATATACTCTTGTATTTATAAGTACATTATTTGTTTATAGTGCAACTAGATCTATGAGTTATGTAAGAAATAATTTGTTATGGATAGGAATAGGGACGTTAATTCTTTTTGTTATAGCTTTAACTGATTATAGAGCAAGTAAGAGATTTATAAACGGTATATATATATTTTCTATTTTAATATTGATTTATACAAGATTTTTAGGAGTTACTAAATTAGGAGCTAAAAGATGGATAGATCTTGGATTTATTCAAATTCAACCATCTGAATTTGTTAAGATATTCTTGGTTATGATACTTGCTTTTGGTATAGTTAAGAATTTTTCTAATGGAATAAATAATTTAAAAGATATAATAGCTTCATTTTTTCCAGCCATACCTATACTAGGTTTACTTTTAATACAACCTGATTTAGGAACAACTTTAATATTATGTTTTTCATTTTTATGTATATTAATATTATCAAGAGCTAATCTTAAGCCTATAGTTGCTATATTTATAGTTTTGGCAATATTTTCTGTACCTATATATACTTTTGTATTACAAGATTATCAGAAGGTTAGAATACAAACATTTTTAAATCCAGAAAAGGATATAAAAAATAAGGGGTGGCACGTAGCTCAGTCTAAGATTTCTATAGGATCTGGTGGTGTTGTTGGTAAAGGATATTTAGAAGGTAGTCAGAGTAGACTTAAATTTTTACCAGAATCACAAACAGATTTTATTTTCTCAGTTATAGGTGAAGAGGTAGGATTTTTAGGATCTTCATTTGTTCTTTTGCTTTATTTTTTACTAATATATAGCTTAATTAATATATCGAAAATAATAAATGATGATTATGGCCGGATAATACTTTATGGAATATCTGGAATATTTTTAGCCCATGTTATAATAAATGTTGGGATGACTCTAGGTATAGTTCCTGTAACAGGAAAACCTTTATTATTAATGAGTTATGGAGGTTCATCTTTTTTATCTTCATTTGCAATGATAGGACTTGCACAAAGTATTAAAACTAATAATGGTGATGGTAATAAATGA
- a CDS encoding ABC transporter permease has product MKLNRKYIILIPMFFIVLNLFNKYDGISQDLENINSRFFVNNHILGTDELGRDILARLVQGSLNTLIICISICFIIFIMGIILGYFMGISNKIDKILMVIIQFIMSIPSLILTIFILVFIGNSMFLLIFSLSINRSLRMAIIVRNEVKKLNAQNFILISKMMGASSFHVLKKHILPNIIDIVLFRISFMIPGIIFSETFLSFMGIGVRLPKATLGNMLSSGFNALLINPTQFILVSVFIVLITLFFGGLNENT; this is encoded by the coding sequence ATGAAATTAAATAGAAAATATATCATATTGATACCTATGTTTTTTATAGTTTTAAATTTATTTAATAAATATGATGGTATTAGTCAAGATTTAGAAAATATTAATTCTAGATTTTTTGTAAATAACCATATCTTAGGGACAGATGAATTAGGTAGAGATATATTAGCAAGATTAGTACAAGGAAGTTTAAATACTTTAATTATATGTATAAGTATATGCTTTATTATTTTTATAATGGGAATTATTTTGGGGTATTTTATGGGCATTAGTAATAAAATAGATAAAATATTAATGGTTATAATACAGTTTATAATGTCCATACCTAGTTTGATTTTAACTATATTTATTTTAGTATTTATAGGTAATAGTATGTTCTTACTTATTTTTTCTTTATCAATAAATAGAAGTTTAAGAATGGCAATAATTGTAAGAAATGAGGTTAAGAAACTTAATGCACAAAATTTTATTTTGATATCAAAAATGATGGGAGCTAGTTCATTTCATGTATTAAAGAAACATATATTACCTAATATTATAGATATAGTATTATTTAGAATAAGTTTTATGATACCGGGAATAATATTTTCAGAAACATTTTTATCTTTTATGGGCATAGGTGTTAGACTACCAAAAGCAACATTAGGAAATATGTTATCTTCAGGTTTTAATGCCTTACTTATAAATCCTACACAATTTATATTGGTAAGTGTATTTATAGTTTTAATTACATTATTCTTTGGAGGTCTTAATGAAAATACTTGA
- a CDS encoding DUF4300 family protein, with amino-acid sequence MKKILTIIISTLFLLSCKEKEIRNDNKDFLTKITYSNLVDSDIQNKVRDILIDNNVSEKQADIFLKSVNLFNNGINDYSLVDSGFKKLDGIKADYDEFLMQEKWNSNFPLFSGFNCRITSYTLMSDLIKVNSKEIGDTDYLFIDKDSIKNTPIDLFDENQTSNFFVLFSTVPTTLTKDYKVHVKNIQDEFKKRKIEFTDSKIKLISVFFHEQEEENNYLFIGHIGVLLPYEDKFLFIEKIAFQEPYQAILFNDKTELNDYLMGKYDVNFNQPTADPIIMENDKLLDTYRFNPNKGEL; translated from the coding sequence ATGAAAAAAATACTAACAATTATTATATCAACATTATTCTTGCTTTCCTGCAAAGAAAAAGAAATTAGAAATGATAATAAAGATTTTTTAACTAAAATCACTTATTCTAATTTAGTTGATAGTGATATTCAAAATAAAGTAAGAGATATTCTTATAGATAATAATGTAAGTGAAAAACAAGCAGATATATTTTTAAAAAGTGTAAATCTATTTAATAATGGTATAAATGATTATTCCTTAGTTGATTCAGGATTTAAAAAATTAGATGGTATAAAGGCTGATTATGATGAATTTTTAATGCAAGAAAAATGGAATAGTAATTTCCCTTTATTTTCAGGATTTAATTGCCGTATTACTTCTTATACTTTAATGAGTGATTTAATTAAAGTTAATAGTAAAGAAATAGGTGATACTGATTATTTATTCATAGATAAAGATTCTATCAAAAATACTCCTATAGATTTATTTGATGAAAATCAAACATCTAACTTCTTTGTATTATTTTCAACTGTACCTACAACTTTAACTAAAGATTATAAAGTACATGTTAAAAATATTCAAGATGAATTTAAAAAGAGAAAAATAGAATTTACAGATTCAAAAATAAAATTAATTTCTGTTTTCTTCCATGAGCAAGAAGAAGAAAATAATTATTTATTTATAGGTCATATAGGAGTTTTATTACCTTATGAAGATAAATTTCTATTTATAGAAAAAATTGCTTTCCAAGAACCATATCAAGCAATATTATTTAATGATAAAACTGAACTTAATGATTATTTAATGGGTAAATATGATGTTAATTTTAATCAGCCAACTGCTGATCCAATAATTATGGAAAATGATAAATTATTAGATACTTATAGATTTAATCCAAATAAAGGTGAACTATAA